One segment of Trachemys scripta elegans isolate TJP31775 chromosome 1, CAS_Tse_1.0, whole genome shotgun sequence DNA contains the following:
- the IGSF11 gene encoding immunoglobulin superfamily member 11 — protein sequence MPAEPLSLPGMTPRGSGRWGLWVGPLAALLSLRGLVSPLEVSVSSGSIQVARGQTAILPCTFTTSAALTNLNVIWMVIPLSNANQPEQVILYQGGQIFGGAPQFYGRVGFAGTMPTTSASIFINNTQLSDTGTYQCLVNNLPDRGGRNIGVIGLTVLVPPSAPLCRIQGSLDVGSDITLTCNSEEGIPRPTYLWEKLDNAPRLPPTATQDQVQGTVTLRNISTVSSGLYQCVASNAIGTSTCLLDLQVIAPHPRSVGLIAGAVATGAVVLIVCIVLVAVALVYWKNKHKEEEEEEIPNEIREDDLPPKCSSATKAFHGDASSSENDTLTSSNTYNSRYWNDPKANHATDSFTRFSNNNDVRQPFSRSGSTNARPVYANGGHPSPAPSKTLVVTASTAPSPQEVARSNGSVSRKPRPQHTRSYAVSQATLERIGAVPVMVPAQSRAGSLV from the exons GTCTGGTGAGCCCTCTAGAGGTGTCAGTGAGCTCAGGGAGTATCCAGGTTGCTCGGGGACAGACGGCAATCCTGCCCTGTACCTTCACCACTAGCGCTGCCCTCACTAACCTTAATGTCATCTGGATGGTCATTCCACTCTCCAATGCCAACCAGCCAGAACAG GTTATTCTCTACCAAGGGGGGCAGATCTTTGGTGGTGCACCCCAGTTCTATGGGCGAGTGGGGTTTGCAGGGACAATGCCAACCACCAGTGCCTCCATCTTCATCAACAACACCCAGCTTTCGGACACTGGCACGTACCAGTGTTTGGTCAACAACCTTCCAGACCGAGGTGGCAGGAACATTGGAGTCATTGGACTCACCGTCTTGG TTCCTCCTTCTGCTCCGCTCTGCAGAATTCAGGGGTCCCTGGATGTCGGCAGCGATATTACCCTGACCTGCAACTCAGAAGAAGGCATTCCTCGGCCGACATACCTCTGGGAGAAGTTGGACAATGCTCCCAGGCTACCCCCGACTGCCACGCAAG ACCAAGTCCAGGGCACAGTCACCCTCCGGAATATCAGCACTGTGTCCTCCGGTCTTTACCAGTGCGTGGCTTCTAATGCTATCGGAACCAGCACCTGCCTTCTGGACTTGCAAGTCATTGCAC CTCATCCCCGGAGCGTTGGCCTGATTGCTGGAGCTGTTGCCACGGGTGCAGTTGTGCTCATTGTTTGCATTGTCTTGGTGGCTGTGGCACTGGTTTACTGGAAGAACAAAcacaaggaggaagaagaggaggagattCCCAATGAGATAAG GGAGGACGACCTGCCACCCAAATGCTCTTCGGCCACAAAAGCGTTCCATGGTGATGCGTCCTCCTCGGAGAATGACACCCTCACCTCCTCTAACACCTACAACAGCCGCTACTGGAACGACCCCAAAGCCAATCATGCCACAGACTCCTTCACCCGCTTCAGCAATAACAACGACGTGCGCCAGCCCTTCTCCCGCTCCGGGAGCACCAACGCTCGCCCTGTCTATGCCAACGGAGGCcacccatccccagctccatccAAGACGCTGGTGGTGACGGCCAGCACGGCACCGTCCCCACAGGAGGTGGCCAGGAGCAATGGCTCAGTCAGCCGCAAGCCAAGGCCTCAGCACACACGCTCCTATGCCGTGAGCCAGGCGACGTTGGAGAGGATAGGGGCTGTGCCTGTCATGGTGCCAGCCCAGAGCCGGGCAGGCTCCCTGGTGTAG